The Oncorhynchus tshawytscha isolate Ot180627B linkage group LG08, Otsh_v2.0, whole genome shotgun sequence genome window below encodes:
- the LOC112256856 gene encoding probable E3 ubiquitin-protein ligase IRF2BPL, which produces MSSAHVSSSRRQSCYLCDLPRMPWAMIWDFTEAVCRGCVNYEGADRIEFVIETARHLKRAHGFQEGRSPGPPPPPTVKTQAAISAKETVQINHVDGPSKQQQQSGMDRYSLNAERPRFDYSSIGAHASRIPNGMSGPNGFPKPDDGPPELNRQSPNSRRSHGLVAVPGQMNVPPNLLPQTMLNGPSSATAIASHSLSSRPPPSIVGPSLSTSSQSMSEQGKRPGSVSSTDQERDLKEKQRNAEALAELSESLRNRNEDWANKPKIVRDTLLTLSNSSPFDVRFKKDHSLVGRVFAFDAVSKPGMDYELKIFIEYPSGSGNVFSSASGVAKQMYQDCMKDFGRGLSSGFKYLEYEKKHGSGDWRLLGDLLPESVRFFKEGLGVEMLPQPYIDASCPLLPNALVNIPRGLPSASAPRIGVRKRKASPEPDSAESALKLSEQEQQRQQWMASQSEALKLTMASGSFGTSHGVPPPLGPGHSVHSSRATPPESTPQNGQSPMAALMSVADTLGNAHSPKDNNSVHSTTSTRHNSSSPVSPASVSGQRRLASRNGELNLSGGPSQSNAHSGMDQVHAQNIPDSPMANNGPLCCTICHERLEDTHFVQCPSVPNHKFCFPCSRESIKAQGATGEVYCPSGEKCPLVGSNVPWAFMQGEIATILAGDVKVKKERDT; this is translated from the coding sequence ATGTCTTCTGCACACGTATCCTCATCTCGGAGACAGTCATGTTACCTGTGCGATTTACCCCGTATGCCTTGGGCTATGATTTGGGATTTTACGGAGGCAGTGTGCAGGGGTTGTGTGAATTATGAAGGTGCAGATCGGATCGAGTTTGTTATCGAAACTGCACGCCACCTCAAACGTGCTCATGGTTTCCAAGAGGGGAGATCCCCCGGTCCACCGCCGCCGCCCACAGTCAAAACCCAGGCGGCAATATCAGCCAAGGAGACGGTGCAAATCAACCATGTGGACGGACCatctaaacaacaacaacagtcggGGATGGACCGCTACTCTCTGAACGCAGAGAGACCACGCTTTGACTACTCCAGTATTGGCGCCCATGCCAGCAGAATTCCGAATGGAATGAGCGGTCCAAATGGGTTCCCAAAACCGGACGATGGTCCCCCAGAGTTGAACCGACAGAGCCCGAACTCCCGTCGGAGCCATGGTCTAGTTGCGGTCCCAGGACAAATGAATGTCCCCCCCAACCTTCTCCCACAGACCATGTTGAATGGACCCTCCTCGGCAACAGCCATAGCCTCGCATAGCCTGTCTAGCCGCCCCCCACCATCCATTGTGGGACCCTCTTTGTCCACGTCCTCTCAGTCCATGTCAGAACAAGGTAAACGACCAGGTTCTGTGTCAAGTACTGACCAAGAGAGAGATCTGAAAGAGAAACAGCGTAATGCGGAGGCTTTGGCTGAGCTTAGTGAAAGTTTAAGAAATAGAAACGAAGACTGGGCAAACAAACCGAAAATAGTAAGGGACACTTTGCTTACTCTTTCAAACAGCTCCCCGTTTGATGTGAGATTTAAAAAGGATCATTCACTCGTGGGCAGGGTGTTTGCTTTCGATGCAGTGTCAAAGCCTGGCATGGACTATGAATTGAAAATATTTATCGAGTACCCAAGTGGATCTGGTAATGTATTTTCCAGCGCATCGGGGGTGGCCAAACAAATGTATCAGGACTGCATGAAGGACTTTGGCAGAGGGCTCTCCTCGGGTTTTAAATATTTGGAGTATGAGAAAAAGCATGGTTCTGGGGACTGGCGACTCCTGGGTGATTTGTTGCCCGAGTCGGTCCGATTCTTTAAAGAGGGGCTGGGGGTTGAAATGTTGCCACAGCCCTACATTGATGCCAGCTGTCCATTGCTGCCCAATGCTTTGGTCAACATCCCTCGTGGCTTGCCATCTGCGAGTGCCCCGAGGATTGGCGTGCGTAAGCGTAAAGCCTCCCCAGAACCTGACTCCGCAGAGAGCGCGCTGAAACTATCTGAACAAGAACAACAGAGGCAGCAGTGGATGGCCAGCCAGAGCGAGGCGTTAAAACTGACGATGGCATCCGGATCATTCGGTACCTCACACGGGGTACCCCCACCGCTCGGCCCTGGTCATTCTGTTCACTCAAGCCGCGCTACGCCCCCTGAATCAACGCCCCAGAATGGACAGTCTCCAATGGCCGCGCTCATGTCTGTCGCGGACACGTTGGGCAATGCGCACTCCCCGAAGGACAACAACTCAGTTCACTCCACCACATCCACCAGGCATAACAGCAGCAGCCCGGTCTCGCCCGCCTCTGTTTCGGGGCAGAGGCGTTTGGCTTCCCGTAACGGAGAGCTCAATCTATCTGGGGGTCCCTCCCAGTCCAATGCGCATTCTGGCATGGATCAGGTCCACGCGCAAAACATTCCAGATTCGCCCATGGCTAACAACGGACCTCTGTGTTGTACCATTTGCCACGAACGTTTAGAGGATACCCATTTCGTTCAGTGTCCGTCAGTTCCCAACCATAAATTCTGTTTCCCTTGTTCCCGAGAGAGCATCAAAGCGCAGGGAGCAACTGGCGAGGTGTATTGTCCTAGCGGAGAGAAATGCCCCCTGGTAGGTTCTAATGTGCCTTGGGCGTTCATGCAAGGTGAGATAGCAACAATATTAGCTGGGGACGTTAAGGTAAAAAAGGAGAGGGACACATAG